A single genomic interval of Oryza sativa Japonica Group chromosome 7, ASM3414082v1 harbors:
- the LOC4342820 gene encoding benzyl alcohol O-benzoyltransferase, whose product MALSFAVRRRATELVAPAAPTPRETKRLSDVDDPESLRWQVPVVFVYRPSAAAADPVDTIRRALAAALVPYYPFAGRLREVEGRKLVVDCTGEGVMFVEADADVRVVELEAAGLRAPFPCMDQLLFDVDGSAAVLGTPLLLIQVTRLLCGGFVLGIRLNHAMCDASGIVQFMDAVADLARGAREPAVSPAWSRELLDARKPPKLAFHLREYNDFAAAPPAAPSVGALGDMVMRTFSFSPGDVAALKGALPPHLRGRATSFDVLASFVWRARARALETPAGEDARLAIIVSFRNNGELRLPRGYYGNVCVPVTVAMPAEALRRRGSLADVVEQVREAKKTVNAEYVRSVADTLVMRGRPAIDTANLLLLSDVRLAGFHRVDFGWGEPVYGGPSHAWYGVSYLIAVKNGAGEDGVAVPVVLPAAAMERFTSEIERLRKGQQRGHFRVQTTSRI is encoded by the exons ATGGCGCTGTCcttcgccgtgcgccgccgcgcgacggagctcgtcgcccccgccgcgccgacgcccCGCGAGACGAAGCGCCTCTCCGACGTAGACGATCCGGAGTCGCTGCGGTGGCAGGTCCCCGTCGTCTTCGTCTACCGCCCATCAGCCGCGGCCGCTGATCCCGTGGACACCATCCGCcgggcgctcgccgccgcgctggtgcCGTACTACCCGTTCGCCGGGCGGCTCAGGGAGGTTGAAGGCCGGAAGCTCGTCGTCGACTGCACCGGCGAGGGCGTGATGTTCGTCGAGGCGGACGCCGACGTCCGCGTCGTCgagctcgaggccgccgggCTCAGGGCGCCGTTCCCGTGCATGGATCAGCTGCTCTTCGACGTGGACGGCTCCGCCGCGGTGCTCGGCACGCCATTACTGCTGATCCAG GTGACCCGTCTCCTCTGCGGAGGATTCGTCCTCGGGATACGCCTCAACCACGCCATGTGCGACGCCTCGGGTATCGTGCAGTTCATGGACGCCGTCGCCGATCTCGCCCGCGGTGCCCGTGAACCGGCCGTCTCGCCGGCGTGGTCACGCGAGCTTCTGGACGCGCGCAAGCCTCCCAAGCTGGCGTTCCATCTCCGCGAGTACAAcgacttcgccgccgcgcccccggcggcgccgtccgTGGGCGCCCTCGGCGACATGGTCATGCGCACCTTCTCTTTCAGCCCCGGCGACGTCGCCGCGCTCAAGGGTGCTCTCCCGCCGCACCTCCGCGGCCGCGCGACGAGCTTCGACGTGCTCGCGTCGTTCGTCTGGCGCGCCCGCGCCAGGGCGCTCGAGACccccgccggcgaggacgcgcgGCTGGCGATCATCGTCAGCTTCAGGAACAACGGCGAGCTCCGCCTGCCCCGCGGCTACTACGGCAACGTGTGCGTGCCGGTGACGGTGGCGATGCCCGCCGaggcgctgcggcggcgcggctcgctCGCCGACGTGGTCGAGCAGGTGCGCGAGGCGAAGAAGACGGTGAACGCCGAGTACGTCCGGTCCGTGGCCGACACGCTGGTGATGCGTGGGCGGCCGGCCATCGACACGGCGAACCTGCTCCTCCTCTCCGACGTCCGGCTCGCCGGCTTCCACCGCGTGGACTTCGGGTGGGGCGAGCCGGTGTACGGCGGGCCCTCGCACGCTTGGTATGGAGTGAGCTACTTGATCGCCGTCAAGAACGGCGCCGGGGAAGATGGTGTGGCCGTGCCGGTcgtgctgccggcggcggccatggagcGGTTCACGTCGGAGATTGAAAGGCTGCGCAAGGGTCAGCAGCGTGGACACTTTCGGGTTCAAACAACTAGCCGCATTTAG
- the LOC4342821 gene encoding uncharacterized protein produces the protein MEGWVATVAYTGTALACAAAATVVALRLVYRHLLHYAEPTHQRFIVRIILMVPVYAVMSFLSLVLPGSAIYFNSIREIYDAWVIYNFFSLCLAWVGGPGAVVVSLTGRSLKPSWFMMTCCFSAVPLDGRFIRRCKQGCLQFVILKPILVVITFILYAKGKYEDGNFSVNQSYLYITIIYTISYSMALFALALFYVACRDLLQPYNPVPKFIIIKSVVFLTYWQGVLVFLAAKSRFIKNAEEAAYLQNFVLCVEMLIAAIGHQFAFSYKEYAGSNARPFGGFRGSLFHALKFNDFYHDTVHQFAPTYHEYVLYSNEEEDEPTKYSSASVVSTVQDIQLVEVSVVDSKAPLASVILTHEADKTMPSHGMEETVAPSEPYDLSNLVDVELSNYSAEVPAIPDVGKQ, from the exons ATGGAGGGGTGGGTGGCGACGGTCGCGTACACGGGCACGGCGCTGgcgtgcgccgcggcggcgacggtggtggcgctGCGCCTCGTctaccgccacctcctccactacgCCGAGCCCACCCACCAGCGCTTCATCGTCCGCATCATCCTCATGGTCCCG GTATATGCTGTGATGTCATTTCTTTCCCTTGTACTACCTGGTAGCGCCATCTACTTCAACTCTATTCGCGAAAT CTATGACGCATGGGTCATCTACAATTTCTTTTCACTCTGCTTGGCATGGGTAGGAGGTCCTGGTGCCGTGGTAGTAAGTTTGACTGGCCGATCTCTGAAACCGTCATGGTTCATGATGACTTGCTGTTTTTCAGCTGTTCCTCTAGATGG GCGTTTTATACGGAGATGCAAACAGGGTTGTCTGCAGTTTGTGATCCTCAAGCCAATATTGGTTGTTATAACCTTCATTCTTTATGCCAAAGGAAAATATGAAGATGGAAATTTTAGTGTCAATCAATCCTATCTATACATAACTATCATCTACACAATTTCGTATTCGATGGCACTGTTTGCTCTAGCACTGTTCTACGTAGCATGCAGAGATCTTCTTCAGCCATATAATCCTGTTCCAAAATTTATCATTATCAAATCAGTGGTGTTCCTCACCTACTGGCAG GGCGTCCTGGTTTTCCTTGCTGCGAAATCTAGATTCATAAAAAATGCTGAAGAAGCTGCttatctccaaaattttgtgCTTTGTGTTGAGATGCTCATAGCAGCTATTGGGCACCAATTTGCCTTCTCGTACAAGGAGTATGCTGGTTCCAATGCCCGTCCTTTCGGTGGATTCAGGGGAAGCCTTTTTCATGCTCTGAAATTCAATGACTTCTATCATGATACTGTGCACCAG TTTGCACCAACATATCATGAATATGTGCTCTACAGTAACGAGGAAGAGGATGAACCGACAAAATATAGCTCTGCCAGTGTTGTGTCAACAGTACAGGACATACAGCTGGTAGAAGTCTCTGTCGTGGACTCGAAAGCTCCGTTGGCATCAGTCATCCTAACACATGAGGCAGATAAAACAATGCCCTCCCATGGCATGGAAGAAACTGTTGCCCCTTCAGAGCCATACGACCTCTCAAACTTGGTTGATGTAGAACTGTCCAATTACTCTGCTGAGGTCCCTGCAATTCCTGATGTGGGGAAACAATGA
- the LOC4342822 gene encoding pentatricopeptide repeat-containing protein At1g31790 encodes MARFSVAKPFAATATAAAPRLSPRRRRRRLLAANATTARGALPLPALRKPTKPPPPPPLHPRPSLPVPTTSSDDDGDIRRKPATGATASLCSSGAGDVLRLLDALRLPPDEDVYVSLLRDCADAAEVASVHAHIAGKFAVSGLPLPLANRLVLAYAACGDIGAARQVFDEMPVKNGITWATMVSAYSDGCFHHDALQLFVQMCHQVRGITGDHYTHAIVAVLRSCARVNELQFGEQVHAFVVKKNGVCGDVGSSLLQLYCDSGQLSSARHVLEMMRFSCQEPVPEAAWTSLITAYHRDGILDDAIDVFRGMASSGIARSSFSLSSILAVCAEAKNKGCYGQQVHADAIKRGLDMNQFVGSGLLHMYAKEGQLADAARAFEAIDGKPDAVCWNAMAMAYARGGMYREATRVVYQMKAAGMNPSKLTMNEVKLACFR; translated from the coding sequence ATGGCGCGTTTCTCCGTCGCCAAGCcgttcgccgccaccgccaccgcggctGCTCCgcgcctctctccccgccgccgccgccgccgtcttctcgccgctaacgccaccaccgccaggggagcgctgccgctgccggcccTGCGGAAACCCACcaaaccaccaccgccgccgcccctgcacCCGCGTCCCAGTCTCCCCGTACCCACCACCTCCAGCGACGACGATGGGGACATAAGGAGGAAGCCGGCGACGGGCGCGACGGCTTCTCTGTGCtcgtccggcgccggcgacgtgctcCGCCTGCTGGACGCGCTCCGCCTCCCGCCCGACGAGGACGTCTACGTCTCCCTCCTCAGAGactgcgccgacgccgccgaggtCGCCTCCGTCCACGCGCACATCGCCGGAAAATTCGCCGTCTCTGGCCTCCCTTTGCCCCTCGCCAACCGGCTGGTGCTTGCATACGCGGCGTGCGGGGACATCGGGGCTGCGCGccaggtgttcgatgaaatgccagTCAAGAATGGCATCACCTGGGCGACCATGGTCTCGGCCTACTCCGATGGTTGCTTCCATCATGACGCGTTACAGCTATTCGTGCAGATGTGTCACCAAGTGCGGGGGATCACCGGTGATCACTACACCCATGCCATTGTGGCGGTGCTGCGTTCGTGTGCTCGGGTGAACGAGCTTCAGTTCGGTGAGCAGGTACATGCTTTTGTTGTCAAGAAAAATGGAGTCTGTGGCGATGTTGGTAGCTCGCTATTACAGCTGTACTGCGACAGTGGGCAGCTCAGCAGCGCACGGCATGTGCTTGAGATGATGAGGTTCTCATGCCAAGAACCAGTTCCTGAGGCGGCCTGGACCAGCTTGATCACCGCATACCATCGTGACGGCATTCTTGACGATGCCATTGATGTCTTCAGGGGCATGGCTTCCTCGGGCATTGCCAGGAGCAGCTTCTCTCTGTCAAGCATCCTTGCGGTCTGTGCAGAGGCGAAGAACAAAGGATGCTATGGCCAGCAGGTGCATGCTGATGCCATCAAGCGTGGCCTGGACATGAACCAGTTCGTCGGGTCAGGGTTGCTTCATATGTACGCGAAGGAAGGGCAGCTTGCAGATGCAGCCAGGGCATTTGAGGCTATTGATGGCAAACCCGACGCAGTGTGCTGGAACGCCATGGCCATGGCATATGCTCGCGGTGGAATGTACAGAGAGGCCACCAGGGTGGTGTATCAGATGAAAGCTGCTGGAATGAATCCTTCGAAACTGACGATGAATGAGGTTAAGCTGGCCTGCTTCAGATGA